One window of Syntrophorhabdaceae bacterium genomic DNA carries:
- a CDS encoding 4Fe-4S binding protein, with protein MSEPDAIYKKLAKHLSSLGMGYPEKNELLDILKENFTPLEAEIALALPTRVIPFEAVPPSAIIKHIGIPEKQLEDMLANLAHRGLLYAGKTKDGEKGYALQQFGYGFPQTFFWRGTNDPHAKRMAELTVQYTRIKELNEVYGKTETKAYRYVPASQSLDPESHAVYPFEMMEEVVKKAGTIALVHCACRATAELLGKRRCQHTLESCIKYDELADYVIEQGIGKKITKDEAMEVIRKSEEAGLVHLVDNAREGVKHTCNCCSCCCWSVGTIRRRKIPRDTLMATYFLRETDPDKCTGCGLCVDVCPVDAITIEDGIPVIDREWCIGCGVCAVPCPFSAVVLVRRSDVLPPKDFKTLQYNILREKQGDG; from the coding sequence ATGTCTGAACCCGACGCTATCTATAAAAAGCTCGCGAAACACCTGTCATCGCTCGGTATGGGATACCCGGAAAAGAACGAATTGCTGGACATCCTTAAAGAGAATTTCACTCCACTTGAAGCAGAGATCGCCCTTGCCCTGCCGACAAGGGTAATCCCTTTTGAGGCCGTTCCACCATCAGCAATTATAAAACATATCGGCATACCGGAAAAACAGCTTGAGGATATGCTTGCGAATCTCGCTCACCGGGGGCTCCTGTATGCCGGAAAAACAAAAGACGGGGAGAAGGGATATGCGCTTCAGCAGTTTGGTTATGGCTTCCCTCAGACCTTTTTCTGGCGTGGGACCAATGATCCTCATGCAAAAAGGATGGCGGAACTCACAGTACAATACACACGAATAAAGGAGCTGAACGAGGTATATGGCAAAACAGAAACAAAGGCCTACCGATACGTACCGGCGTCCCAAAGCCTCGATCCGGAATCTCATGCCGTTTACCCTTTTGAGATGATGGAAGAGGTTGTAAAAAAGGCCGGCACGATCGCCCTTGTTCACTGTGCCTGCAGGGCTACGGCAGAACTGCTGGGGAAGAGAAGGTGTCAGCACACCCTTGAATCATGCATCAAATATGATGAACTTGCCGACTATGTCATAGAACAGGGGATAGGGAAGAAGATCACGAAAGATGAGGCCATGGAAGTGATCAGGAAAAGTGAGGAGGCCGGCCTCGTGCATCTCGTTGACAACGCGCGGGAAGGCGTAAAACATACCTGCAATTGCTGCAGTTGCTGCTGCTGGTCTGTCGGGACTATCCGGAGAAGAAAGATTCCCCGGGACACCCTCATGGCCACCTATTTTTTACGGGAAACAGACCCTGACAAATGTACCGGATGCGGCCTCTGTGTTGATGTCTGCCCTGTTGATGCCATAACCATCGAGGACGGTATCCCGGTAATTGACAGGGAATGGTGCATCGGCTGCGGTGTATGCGCAGTCCCCTGCCCTTTTTCTGCTGTTGTGCTTGTAAGAAGATCAGATGTCCTGCCGCCGAAAGATTTTAAGACATTACAGTATAATATCTTACGTGAAAAACAAGGCGATGGCTGA